The Actinomycetota bacterium region GTGTCGCGCTCGGGCACCCTCACCTACCAGATCATGCACGAGCTGGCGCAGGCCGGGATCGGCATCTCGACGTGCGTCGGCATCGGGGGCGACCCGGTGATCGGCACCCAGTTCATCGAGGTGATCGAGGCCTTCGCCGAGGACCCCGAGACCGAGGCCATAGCGTTCGTCGGCGAGATCGGCGGCAGCGAGGAGCAGCGCGCCGGCGAGTGGATCGCCGCCAACATCCCCGACACGCCGGTGGTGGGCTACATCGCCGGCTACGAGGCGCCGCCCGGCAAGCAGATGGGCCACGCCGGCGCCATCGTCAAGGAGGGCGGCCCCGGCGGCGAGTCCGCTGCCGAGAAGAAGCAGATCCTCGAGTCCCTCGGCATCGCCGTCGCCATGAACCCCTCCGAAGCGGCTTCGCTCATGATCCAGCGACTGGGTTGATCGAGGCACACCTCCGATGGGACTGCCTCGGCCCGCCTGTATATACTCGGCTAGTTCGTATATACGGAGGTCGTGGTGAGCAAGCGCTTGGTCGACATCGATGACGAGGTGCTGGAGTCCGCACGGCAGGTGCTCGGTACGGCGACCATCAAGGACACCGTCAACACCGCCCTGCGTGAGGCCGTCCACTCCGCTGCACGGCGCGAGGTGGTCGACCGGGCTGCGCTGAAGCGCTTCGCCCAGGCGACCAGCGATCTGCTCGATGACGACGTGATGGCTGCCGCGTGGCGGTGACGCCCGCGTCGTGGCTGATCGACAAGTCCGTCCTCGCCCGCATCCACCTCGAGGCCGTCGCCGATGCCGTCCTACCTCGCATCCGCGCCGGGGAGGTCGGTGTGTCCCTCGTCACCGAGCTCGAGGTCGGGTTCTCCGCCCGGTCGCACGACGACTACCGGTCGACGCGCGAGGACGTCATCGACCATCTGATCCCGGTGACCATGCCGGTCCGCGCCGAGCAGCGCGCCCGCGAGCTTCAGTTCGAACTGGTGCGACTGGGTCAGCACCGCGCCGTGAGCATCCCCGACCTGCTGCTGGCCGCCATCGCGGATATCGACGGACTCACGGTTCTGCACTACGACAGCGACTTCGATCTGATCGCCGGCGTGACTGGACAGACCACCGAATGGGTCGTGCAGCGAGGATCCATCGACTGATCCGCAGGGCCCTCCGCAGGTGACCCCGCGCGTGGGTGAGCCCCGGCCGTTGGGGCGACGGCCGGGGCTCGAAACCGGGACGCGTGGGGCACACAGCGTCAACCGGTTCGGGCGTCACCAGGGGGGTTGGTGATCGCCTCTCCGTGCCCAGCCGGTGGGGCGCCGGGTTGATGGGCACGTCCGCGACGGACGGGGTGATCCGTCATCACCCCTACCAACGAGCCGGAAGCGGAACCTGTGCCCCCCTGTGCGGCGAACGCACGGGTGGCGTCGGGGACGCGCACCCGAGTCGTCGGTGACCGTCGTGACCCCATCCTAACGAGGTTGGGCGGGCGAGGGAAGGTGACTCCGAGCAGGACCCACCTGGCCGACCTGCCGGTGCGGTCGGCGCACGGTTCCGGCCGCATGGCCGCCCCGACGGGCACATCCGGCGTAACAACGGCGAAACCGAGCAGCAACACCCGCGGAACTGCCATCCGGCACGCTGCGGCCCGCCGTCGGGTGACCCACCGGCCCCGCTCGAGGAGACGACGTGAAGCTCGTGACCGCCATCGTCAAGCCCCACAAGGTCGAGGAGGTCAAGGACGCCCTCCAGGAGATGGGCATCGAGGGCCTGACCCTGTCCGAGGTACGCGGGTACGGCCGTCAGCGTGGCCACACCGAGGTCTACCGCGGCGCCGAGTACCAGGTCGAGTTCGTCCCGAAGGCCCGCCTCGACGTGCTCGTCGCCGAGACCCGGGTCGACGAGGTCATCGAGACCATCATCACCTCGGCCCGCACCGGCCAGGTCGGGGACGGCAAGGTGTGGGTCTCGCCGGTCGAGCGGGTCGTGCGGATCCGGACCGGCGAGGAGGACCACGAGGCGCTCTGAGAGCCGCTGTGGCCGACGTCGCTGCAACCCTGCGCCAGGCGCGGGCGGAGCTCTGCGAGCACGGCCCACCAGCCGGGCGCGAGTGGTGCGAGGCCTGGACGGGTGCGGTCGACGACGGCCTCGTTCAGCTGTGGCGCTCGCTGGAGCTGCTCGGTCGTCTGACCGTCGTCGCTGTCGGCGGCTACGGACGCCGCGAGCTGTGCCCCGGTAGCGACATCGACGTGCTCCTGCTGCACGACCGCGTTAGCCACGAGGACCTCGAGGGCGCGGTCCGCGCCGTCGTCTACCCGTTGTGGGACGCCGGCTTGAAGGTCGGTCACGCCGTGCGTGACCGACGTCAGGCGGTCTCGATCGCCCTCGACGATGTCGAGGTCACGACGGCGCTGCTCGACGCACGCGTCGTTGCCGGCGATCCCCAGCTGCTGCACGACGCCCGCTCGACGGTGATCAGCAAGCTCAGGCGGCGGC contains the following coding sequences:
- a CDS encoding type II toxin-antitoxin system VapB family antitoxin; translated protein: MSKRLVDIDDEVLESARQVLGTATIKDTVNTALREAVHSAARREVVDRAALKRFAQATSDLLDDDVMAAAWR
- a CDS encoding PIN domain nuclease is translated as MTPASWLIDKSVLARIHLEAVADAVLPRIRAGEVGVSLVTELEVGFSARSHDDYRSTREDVIDHLIPVTMPVRAEQRARELQFELVRLGQHRAVSIPDLLLAAIADIDGLTVLHYDSDFDLIAGVTGQTTEWVVQRGSID
- a CDS encoding P-II family nitrogen regulator, giving the protein MKLVTAIVKPHKVEEVKDALQEMGIEGLTLSEVRGYGRQRGHTEVYRGAEYQVEFVPKARLDVLVAETRVDEVIETIITSARTGQVGDGKVWVSPVERVVRIRTGEEDHEAL